A window of the Catharus ustulatus isolate bCatUst1 chromosome 23, bCatUst1.pri.v2, whole genome shotgun sequence genome harbors these coding sequences:
- the LOC117006578 gene encoding gastrin/cholecystokinin-like peptide isoform X1, which produces MSQFRGHSSPSPPPLLSLSTAMKVTLCLGLILTLAVAACLSRPAAEAPGALGHPQQHHPSLARRDWPEHLSQEQQHFLSQFLPHVLTELNKHKAFVHEDEGMEALHDHYYPDWMDFGRRSAEDDAGAV; this is translated from the exons ATGTCCCAGTTCAGGGGgcacagctctcccagtccCCCACCCCTGCTCAGTCTCTCCACAGCCATGAAGGTGACGCTGTGCCTCGGCCTCATCCTCACCCTCGCAGTGGCCGCCTGCCTGTCCCggccagcagcagaggctccAGGGGCCCTGGggcacccccagcagcaccaccccagcctggccaggcgGGACTGGCCCGAGCAcctgtcccaggagcagcagcacttcttGTCCCAGTTCCTGCCCCACGTCCTCACAG agctgaacaAGCACAAGGCCTTTGTGCACGAGGACGAGGGGATGGAGGCTTTGCACGACCACTACTACCCCGACTGGATGGACTTCGGCCGCCGCAGTGCTGAGGATGACGCTGGTGCTGTGTag
- the HAP1 gene encoding huntingtin-associated protein 1 isoform X1, with translation MEIWSSPAAYDELNGNAERGGGADPIARELEEVLCAERVVRITKTYHDIDAVTNLLDEKERDLELAARIGQSLLKQNRSLTERNELLEEQLELAKEEIAQLRHEVSMRDDLLHFYTTTTEESEPTTSTSTPLRRHESSLSLQQYFQYDTLQQKLKCLEEENQKLRMEAKNITSETDWYEDKEEKLMIDCVEQFSEASQQVVHLSEELDHRAEDVARKQEEITQLLAQVADLQQKCRTYCSEVEELQQHLTAEKEAKQQLRMELRDLQEKYAECGGMLQEAQEEVKSLRSRSLPNSTVSHYSAATLLPVDSLAAEIKGMMRKRTDSSSSDYKSYQRVFETVKAVNQAAKAKSCSESPHHGPGSKQLSAAHSGGTSTPQTSCSGSEDAQRAEGASEESRAAPGRQDLEAAVQRLSVRQQSHVSEERSFFEAERERKLWRLRDGASSSGFLTPEGSTVSTGTNYSAGSELTAGSSFSLGSLTYLPDKLQIVKPLEGSVTLHHWQQLAQPNLGGILVPRPGVLTKDFKQLDVDLEEVYSLNDLEEDDVDASCFQLLPTSTPAKAKERPRVFLSVNNLPQTPSTFTITTCHILHPTTAITVVTPSLYNAAVPSCGPFEGLSLSSRSPEQTPPTLALGPGPPGTPMGLFRLLLRQDSHLAPGTGSRWAPSLHLQHPEPQPHPVPSQGGPPPRSSIFSWNLVEKLQRLGLDKVVARGEKSCAQK, from the exons ATGGAGATCTGGAGCAGCCCCGCCGCCTATGATGAGTTGAACGGGAACgcggagcgcggcggcggcgccgacCCCATCGCCCGGGAGCTGGAGGAAG TCCTGTGTGCTGAGCGGGTGGTCAGGATCACGAAGACCTACCATGACATTGATGCTGTCACCAATCTGCTGGATGAG AAAGAGCGGGACCTGGAGTTAGCAGCACGCATTGGGCAGTCCCTGTTGAAGCAGAACCGGAGCCTGACTGAGCGCAATGagctcctggaggagcagctggaattgGCCAAAGAGGAG ATTGCGCAGCTGCGCCATGAGGTCTCCATGCGGGATGACCTTCTCCACTTCTACACCACCACAACGGAGGAGAGCGAGCccaccaccagcacctccaCACC gctgcgCAGGCACGAGTCCTCGCTGTCCTTGCAGCAGTACTTCCAGTACGACACCTTGCAGCAGAAACTCAAGTGCCTGGAGGAGGAGAACCAGAAGCTCCGTATGGAG GCCAAAAACATCACCTCTGAGACTGATTGGTACGAGGACAAGGAGGAGAAGTTGATGATTGACTGCGTGGAGCAGTTCT CCGAAGCGAGCCAGCAGGTCGTTCACCTGTCGGAGGAGCTGGATCACAGGGCGGAGGACGTGGCACGGAAGCAGGAGGAGATCACGCAGCTCCTGGCGCAGGTGGCGGACCTGCAGCAGAAGTGTCGCACG TACTGCTCCGaggtggaggagctgcagcagcacctgacCGCAGAGAAGGAGGCGAAGCAGCAGCTCCGGATGGAA CTGCGGGATCTGCAGGAGAAGTACGCGGAGTGCGGcgggatgctgcaggaggcGCAGGAGGAGGTGAAGAGCCTGCGGAGCCGCAGCCTGCCCAACAGCACCGTCAGCCACTACAGCGCGGCCACTCTCCTGCCCGTG GACTCGCTGGCGGCTGAGATCAAGGGGATGATGAGGAAGAGGACGGACAGCTCCTCCTCGGACTACAA GAGCTACCAGCGCGTCTTCGAGACGGTGAAGGCCGTGAACCAGGCAGCCAAAGCCAAGTCTTGCTCCGAGTCTCCCCACCACGGTCCAGGCTCCAAGCAGTTGTCTGCTGCCCACTCTGGGGGGACCAGCACACCCCAAACCAGCTGCTCCGGCTCGGAGGATGCCCA GAGAGCCGAGGGGGCCAGCGAGGAgtcccgggcagccccgggccggCAGGACCTGGAGGCGGCGGTGCAGCGGCTGTCGGTGCGGCAGCAGAGCCACGTCTCCGAGGAGCGCTCCTTCTTCGAGGCCGAGCGGGAACGCAAGCTCTGGAGGCTGAGAGATGGAGCGAGCTCTAGTGGCTTCCTCACCCCCGAGGGCAGCACCGTCTCCACTGGGACCAACTACTCGGCGGGCTCGGAGCTCACTGCAGGCTCCAGCTTCTCCCTCGGCTCCCTCACCTACTTACCCGACAAACTGCAGATCGTGAAGCCGCTGGAAG gctCTGTGACACTCCAccactggcagcagctggcacagcccaacCTGGGTGGGATCCTGGTGCCCCGTCCCGGGGTGCTCACCAAAGACTTCAAGCAGCTGGACGTAGACCTGGAGGAGGTGTACAGCCTCAATGACCTGGAGGAGGATGATGTGGACGccagctgcttccagctgctccctaCCTCAACACCCGCCAAAGCCAAGGAGCGCCCCAGGG TGTTCCTCTCTGTTAACAACCTCCCCCAGACCCCGTCTACCTTCACCATCACCACCTGCCACATTCTCCACCCCACCACTGCGATCACCGTGGTGACACCCAG TCTCTATAATGCCGCCGTGCCTTCTTGTGGGCCCTTTGAGGGGCTGAGCCTCAGCAGCCGCTCACCAGAACAGACTCCCCCCACGCTGGCGCTTGGCCCCGGACCCCCGGGCACCCCCATGGGACTCTTCAGGCTCTTGCTGAGGCAAGATTCCCACTTGGCACCAGGGACTGGATCACGGTGGGCCCCCTCACTCCATTTGCAGCATCCTGAGCCACAgccccaccctgtgcccagtCAGGGTGGGCCCCCACCCAGGAGCAGCATCTTCAGCTGGAACCTGGTGGAGAAGTTGCAGCGCCTGGGGCTGGACAAGGTGGTGGCCAGAGGGGAGAAGTCCTGTGCCCAGAAATGA
- the EIF1 gene encoding eukaryotic translation initiation factor 1, with translation MSAIQNLQPFDPFADASKGDDLLPAGTEDYIHIRIQQRNGRKTLTTVQGIADDYDKKKLVKAFKKKFACNGTVIEHPEYGEVIQLQGDQRKNICQFLVEIGLAKDDQLKVHGF, from the exons ATGTCCGCTATCCAGAACCTCCAGCCCTTCG ACCCCTTTGCGGATGCAAGTAAGGGTGATGACCTGCTCCCGGCCGGCACTGAGGACTACATCCATATAAGGATCCAGCAGCGCAACGGCAGGAAGACCCTCACCACAGTCCAGGGCATCGCGGATGACTACGATAAAAAGAAACTGGTGAAGGCCTTCAAGAAG AAATTTGCCTGCAATGGTACTGTAATTGAGCACCCCGAGTATGGAGAAGTGATTCAGTTGCAGGGTGACCAGCGCAAGAACATCTGCCAGTTCCTCGTGGAG ATTGGACTGGCTAAAGACGACCAGCTGAAAGTCCACGGGTTTTAA
- the HAP1 gene encoding huntingtin-associated protein 1 isoform X2 produces MEIWSSPAAYDELNGNAERGGGADPIARELEEVLCAERVVRITKTYHDIDAVTNLLDEKERDLELAARIGQSLLKQNRSLTERNELLEEQLELAKEEIAQLRHEVSMRDDLLHFYTTTTEESEPTTSTSTPLRRHESSLSLQQYFQYDTLQQKLKCLEEENQKLRMEAKNITSETDWYEDKEEKLMIDCVEQFSEASQQVVHLSEELDHRAEDVARKQEEITQLLAQVADLQQKCRTYCSEVEELQQHLTAEKEAKQQLRMELRDLQEKYAECGGMLQEAQEEVKSLRSRSLPNSTVSHYSAATLLPVDSLAAEIKGMMRKRTDSSSSDYKSYQRVFETVKAVNQAAKAKSCSESPHHGPGSKQLSAAHSGGTSTPQTSCSGSEDAQRAEGASEESRAAPGRQDLEAAVQRLSVRQQSHVSEERSFFEAERERKLWRLRDGASSSGFLTPEGSTVSTGTNYSAGSELTAGSSFSLGSLTYLPDKLQIVKPLEGSVTLHHWQQLAQPNLGGILVPRPGVLTKDFKQLDVDLEEVYSLNDLEEDDVDASCFQLLPTSTPAKAKERPRVSIMPPCLLVGPLRG; encoded by the exons ATGGAGATCTGGAGCAGCCCCGCCGCCTATGATGAGTTGAACGGGAACgcggagcgcggcggcggcgccgacCCCATCGCCCGGGAGCTGGAGGAAG TCCTGTGTGCTGAGCGGGTGGTCAGGATCACGAAGACCTACCATGACATTGATGCTGTCACCAATCTGCTGGATGAG AAAGAGCGGGACCTGGAGTTAGCAGCACGCATTGGGCAGTCCCTGTTGAAGCAGAACCGGAGCCTGACTGAGCGCAATGagctcctggaggagcagctggaattgGCCAAAGAGGAG ATTGCGCAGCTGCGCCATGAGGTCTCCATGCGGGATGACCTTCTCCACTTCTACACCACCACAACGGAGGAGAGCGAGCccaccaccagcacctccaCACC gctgcgCAGGCACGAGTCCTCGCTGTCCTTGCAGCAGTACTTCCAGTACGACACCTTGCAGCAGAAACTCAAGTGCCTGGAGGAGGAGAACCAGAAGCTCCGTATGGAG GCCAAAAACATCACCTCTGAGACTGATTGGTACGAGGACAAGGAGGAGAAGTTGATGATTGACTGCGTGGAGCAGTTCT CCGAAGCGAGCCAGCAGGTCGTTCACCTGTCGGAGGAGCTGGATCACAGGGCGGAGGACGTGGCACGGAAGCAGGAGGAGATCACGCAGCTCCTGGCGCAGGTGGCGGACCTGCAGCAGAAGTGTCGCACG TACTGCTCCGaggtggaggagctgcagcagcacctgacCGCAGAGAAGGAGGCGAAGCAGCAGCTCCGGATGGAA CTGCGGGATCTGCAGGAGAAGTACGCGGAGTGCGGcgggatgctgcaggaggcGCAGGAGGAGGTGAAGAGCCTGCGGAGCCGCAGCCTGCCCAACAGCACCGTCAGCCACTACAGCGCGGCCACTCTCCTGCCCGTG GACTCGCTGGCGGCTGAGATCAAGGGGATGATGAGGAAGAGGACGGACAGCTCCTCCTCGGACTACAA GAGCTACCAGCGCGTCTTCGAGACGGTGAAGGCCGTGAACCAGGCAGCCAAAGCCAAGTCTTGCTCCGAGTCTCCCCACCACGGTCCAGGCTCCAAGCAGTTGTCTGCTGCCCACTCTGGGGGGACCAGCACACCCCAAACCAGCTGCTCCGGCTCGGAGGATGCCCA GAGAGCCGAGGGGGCCAGCGAGGAgtcccgggcagccccgggccggCAGGACCTGGAGGCGGCGGTGCAGCGGCTGTCGGTGCGGCAGCAGAGCCACGTCTCCGAGGAGCGCTCCTTCTTCGAGGCCGAGCGGGAACGCAAGCTCTGGAGGCTGAGAGATGGAGCGAGCTCTAGTGGCTTCCTCACCCCCGAGGGCAGCACCGTCTCCACTGGGACCAACTACTCGGCGGGCTCGGAGCTCACTGCAGGCTCCAGCTTCTCCCTCGGCTCCCTCACCTACTTACCCGACAAACTGCAGATCGTGAAGCCGCTGGAAG gctCTGTGACACTCCAccactggcagcagctggcacagcccaacCTGGGTGGGATCCTGGTGCCCCGTCCCGGGGTGCTCACCAAAGACTTCAAGCAGCTGGACGTAGACCTGGAGGAGGTGTACAGCCTCAATGACCTGGAGGAGGATGATGTGGACGccagctgcttccagctgctccctaCCTCAACACCCGCCAAAGCCAAGGAGCGCCCCAGGG TCTCTATAATGCCGCCGTGCCTTCTTGTGGGCCCTTTGAGGGGCTGA
- the LOC117006578 gene encoding gastrin/cholecystokinin-like peptide isoform X2: MKVTLCLGLILTLAVAACLSRPAAEAPGALGHPQQHHPSLARRDWPEHLSQEQQHFLSQFLPHVLTELNKHKAFVHEDEGMEALHDHYYPDWMDFGRRSAEDDAGAV, translated from the exons ATGAAGGTGACGCTGTGCCTCGGCCTCATCCTCACCCTCGCAGTGGCCGCCTGCCTGTCCCggccagcagcagaggctccAGGGGCCCTGGggcacccccagcagcaccaccccagcctggccaggcgGGACTGGCCCGAGCAcctgtcccaggagcagcagcacttcttGTCCCAGTTCCTGCCCCACGTCCTCACAG agctgaacaAGCACAAGGCCTTTGTGCACGAGGACGAGGGGATGGAGGCTTTGCACGACCACTACTACCCCGACTGGATGGACTTCGGCCGCCGCAGTGCTGAGGATGACGCTGGTGCTGTGTag